From Saccharothrix espanaensis DSM 44229, the proteins below share one genomic window:
- the dapB gene encoding 4-hydroxy-tetrahydrodipicolinate reductase has protein sequence MRVGVLGARGRMGAEVVRAVEAADDAEVVATVDAGDLLAGLADAGAEVVVDFTSPDVVMDNLRFCVDNGIHAVVGTSGFDARRLSTVAEWLEPEPEVGVLIAPNFAIGAVLSMRFAELAARYYDSAEVIELHHPRKVDAPSGTAAHTARLITQAREAAGVGPMPDATTQEAPGARGALVGDVRVHSLRIAGMIAHQEVVFGTEGETLTLRHDSLDRTSFMPGVLLAVRSVFTHPGLSVGLDKYMDL, from the coding sequence ATCCGGGTCGGCGTCCTGGGCGCGCGGGGCCGCATGGGCGCTGAGGTCGTGCGCGCCGTCGAGGCCGCGGACGACGCCGAGGTCGTGGCGACGGTCGACGCGGGCGACCTGCTGGCCGGCCTGGCCGACGCGGGCGCGGAGGTCGTGGTCGACTTCACCAGCCCCGACGTCGTGATGGACAACCTGCGGTTCTGCGTGGACAACGGCATCCACGCGGTGGTCGGCACGTCCGGGTTCGACGCGCGGCGGCTGTCCACCGTCGCCGAGTGGCTGGAGCCCGAGCCGGAGGTGGGCGTGCTGATCGCGCCGAACTTCGCCATCGGCGCGGTGCTGTCGATGAGGTTCGCCGAGCTCGCGGCGCGCTACTACGACTCCGCCGAGGTCATCGAGCTGCACCACCCGCGCAAGGTGGACGCCCCGTCCGGCACCGCCGCGCACACCGCCCGGCTGATCACGCAGGCGCGCGAGGCGGCCGGCGTGGGCCCGATGCCCGACGCCACCACCCAGGAGGCTCCGGGCGCGCGCGGCGCGCTGGTCGGCGACGTGCGGGTGCACTCGCTGCGGATCGCCGGGATGATCGCCCACCAGGAGGTCGTGTTCGGCACCGAGGGCGAGACGCTGACCCTGCGGCACGACTCGCTGGACCGCACGTCGTTCATGCCGGGGGTGCTGCTGGCGGTGCGCTCGGTGTTCACCCACCCCGGCCTGTCCGTGGGGCTCGACAAGTACATGGACCTGTGA
- the rpsO gene encoding 30S ribosomal protein S15, which yields MALTTEQKKTILAEYGVHDSDTGSAEAQVALLSKRIADLTEHLKQHKHDHHSRRGLLLLVGRRRRLLNYLQKVDIQRYRSLIQRLGLRR from the coding sequence GTGGCACTGACCACCGAGCAAAAGAAGACCATCCTCGCCGAGTACGGCGTCCACGACTCGGACACCGGCTCCGCCGAGGCCCAGGTCGCGCTGCTCAGCAAGCGCATCGCGGACCTGACCGAGCACCTCAAGCAGCACAAGCACGACCACCACTCGCGTCGTGGTCTGCTGCTGCTGGTCGGCCGTCGCCGCCGGCTGCTCAACTACCTCCAGAAGGTGGACATCCAGCGCTACCGGTCGCTGATCCAGCGACTCGGCCTGCGCCGCTGA
- a CDS encoding polyribonucleotide nucleotidyltransferase produces the protein MTDNEVHETSAVIDNGRFGTRTIRFETGRLARQAAGSVVAYLDDETMLLSATTASKHPKEHFDFFPLTVDVEERMYAAGRIPGSFFRREGRPSTDAILTCRLIDRPLRPSFVDGLRNEIQVVITVMSLNPADLYDVVAINAASASTQLAGLPFSGPIGGVRVALIEGQWVAFPTHEQLEKAVFDMVVAGRTVGDDVAIMMVEAEATERVIDLVAEGAQAPTEEVVAAGLEAAKPFIKVLCDAQAELAAHAAKATGEFPTYPAYQADAFEAVEQAGSADLAQALTIGGKQERESRIDEIKASVLEKLAEQFDGREKEVGAAFRSLTKNLVRQRILRDKVRIDGRGLTEIRSLSAEVELIPRAHGSALFERGETQILGVTTLNMLRMEQQIDSLSPETHKRYLHHYNFPPFSTGETGRVGSPKRREIGHGALAERALMPVLPKREEFPYAIRQVSEALSSNGSTSMGSVCASTMSLLNAGVPLKAPVSGIAMGLVSDQVDGKTEYVALTDILGAEDAFGDMDFKVAGTKEFVTALQLDTKLDGIPSEVLGAALNQARDARLTILEVMAEAIDRPDEMSPYAPRVTSVKIPTDKIGEVIGPKGKMINSITEQTGADISIEDDGTIYVGAADGPSAEAAIGLINAIANPQLPKVGERFLGTVVKTAAFGAFVSLLPGKDGLIHISKLGNGKRIGKVEDVVKVGDKLRVEIADIDQRGKISLVLVNEDADAAPAQDTAPAQDAPAQDAAPAQDTAPAESAAQ, from the coding sequence ATGACCGACAACGAGGTCCACGAGACTTCAGCTGTGATCGACAACGGTCGGTTCGGCACCCGCACCATCCGCTTCGAGACCGGCCGGCTGGCCCGTCAGGCGGCCGGCTCCGTCGTCGCCTACCTGGACGACGAGACCATGCTGCTGTCCGCCACGACGGCGTCGAAGCACCCGAAGGAGCACTTCGACTTCTTCCCCCTCACGGTGGACGTCGAGGAGCGCATGTACGCCGCGGGCCGCATCCCCGGCTCGTTCTTCCGCCGCGAGGGCCGCCCGTCGACCGACGCGATCCTGACCTGCCGGCTGATCGACCGGCCGCTGCGCCCCTCCTTCGTGGACGGTCTGCGCAACGAGATCCAGGTCGTCATCACGGTGATGAGCCTGAACCCGGCCGACCTGTACGACGTCGTGGCGATCAACGCCGCGTCCGCGTCGACGCAGCTGGCCGGCCTGCCGTTCTCCGGCCCCATCGGCGGCGTCCGGGTGGCGCTGATCGAGGGCCAGTGGGTGGCGTTCCCGACCCACGAGCAGCTCGAGAAGGCCGTGTTCGACATGGTCGTCGCGGGCCGCACGGTCGGTGACGACGTCGCGATCATGATGGTCGAGGCCGAGGCCACCGAGCGCGTGATCGACCTGGTCGCCGAGGGCGCGCAGGCCCCGACCGAAGAGGTCGTGGCGGCGGGTCTGGAAGCCGCCAAGCCGTTCATCAAGGTGCTGTGCGACGCGCAGGCCGAGCTCGCGGCGCACGCCGCGAAGGCGACCGGCGAGTTCCCGACCTACCCGGCGTACCAGGCCGACGCGTTCGAGGCCGTCGAGCAGGCCGGTTCGGCCGACCTGGCGCAGGCGCTGACCATCGGCGGCAAGCAGGAGCGCGAGTCCCGGATCGACGAGATCAAGGCGTCGGTGCTGGAGAAGCTGGCCGAGCAGTTCGACGGCCGGGAGAAGGAGGTCGGCGCCGCGTTCCGCTCGCTGACCAAGAACCTGGTGCGCCAGCGGATCCTGCGCGACAAGGTCCGCATCGACGGCCGCGGCCTGACCGAGATCCGTTCGCTGTCCGCCGAGGTCGAGCTGATCCCGCGGGCGCACGGCTCGGCGCTGTTCGAGCGCGGCGAGACCCAGATCCTGGGTGTCACCACGCTGAACATGCTGCGCATGGAGCAGCAGATCGACTCGCTGTCCCCCGAGACGCACAAGCGTTACCTGCACCACTACAACTTCCCGCCGTTCTCCACCGGCGAGACCGGCCGGGTGGGCTCGCCCAAGCGCCGCGAGATCGGCCACGGCGCGCTGGCCGAGCGGGCGCTGATGCCCGTGCTGCCCAAGCGCGAGGAGTTCCCCTACGCGATCCGCCAGGTCTCCGAGGCGCTGAGCTCCAACGGCTCCACCTCGATGGGCTCGGTCTGCGCGTCCACGATGTCGCTGCTCAACGCCGGTGTGCCGCTCAAGGCGCCGGTCTCGGGCATCGCGATGGGCCTGGTCTCCGACCAGGTCGACGGCAAGACCGAGTACGTGGCGCTGACCGACATCCTGGGCGCGGAGGACGCGTTCGGCGACATGGACTTCAAGGTCGCCGGCACCAAGGAGTTCGTCACCGCCCTCCAGCTCGACACCAAGCTCGACGGCATCCCGTCGGAGGTGCTCGGCGCGGCCCTCAACCAGGCCCGCGACGCGCGCCTGACCATCCTGGAGGTGATGGCCGAGGCCATCGACCGCCCGGACGAGATGAGCCCGTACGCGCCGCGCGTCACCTCGGTGAAGATCCCGACCGACAAGATCGGCGAGGTGATCGGGCCGAAGGGCAAGATGATCAACTCGATCACCGAGCAGACCGGTGCCGACATCTCGATCGAGGACGACGGCACGATCTACGTCGGCGCGGCGGACGGCCCGTCGGCCGAGGCCGCGATCGGCCTGATCAACGCGATCGCCAACCCGCAGCTGCCGAAGGTGGGCGAGCGCTTCCTGGGCACCGTGGTGAAGACCGCGGCGTTCGGCGCGTTCGTCTCGCTGCTGCCGGGCAAGGACGGCCTGATCCACATCTCCAAGCTGGGCAACGGCAAGCGCATCGGCAAGGTGGAGGACGTCGTCAAGGTCGGCGACAAGCTCCGGGTCGAGATCGCCGACATCGACCAGCGCGGCAAGATCAGCCTCGTGCTGGTGAACGAGGACGCGGACGCCGCTCCCGCGCAGGACACCGCTCCCGCGCAGGACGCGCCGGCCCAGGACGCCGCTCCGGCGCAGGACACCGCACCGGCCGAGTCCGCGGCGCAGTGA
- a CDS encoding helix-turn-helix domain-containing protein — protein MEDHKIVQRNLALQREWYGEPLGDRVRRLVVAFNVSQAQLADVLGISAPMLSQVMSGRRAKIGNPSVLARMIMLERKVLTPDVATGAPAALQRALDEVRDSKPTVSRDSLPVNGTDDEAAVFPFLRRIADRRELSQAADMLGDDFPALADLLRRAGKGRDS, from the coding sequence GTGGAGGACCACAAGATCGTCCAGCGCAATCTCGCGTTGCAGCGAGAGTGGTACGGAGAGCCCCTGGGGGACCGGGTGCGCCGGCTGGTGGTGGCCTTCAACGTCTCCCAGGCGCAGCTCGCGGACGTGCTCGGGATCAGCGCGCCGATGCTCAGCCAGGTGATGAGCGGTCGCCGCGCCAAGATCGGCAACCCGTCCGTGCTGGCCCGGATGATCATGCTGGAGCGCAAGGTCCTCACCCCGGACGTGGCGACCGGCGCGCCCGCGGCGTTGCAGCGCGCGCTGGACGAGGTGCGCGACTCCAAGCCCACGGTGAGCCGTGACTCGCTGCCGGTCAACGGCACCGACGACGAGGCCGCCGTGTTCCCGTTCCTGCGCCGCATCGCCGACCGCCGCGAGTTGTCGCAGGCGGCCGACATGCTCGGCGACGACTTCCCGGCGCTGGCCGACCTGCTGCGCCGCGCGGGCAAGGGCCGCGACTCCTGA
- a CDS encoding PRC-barrel domain-containing protein, whose translation MDRTDLLYDCDLLDRHGERVGPVEELWLDGGRPLWAGVRTDNATTLVPIRGAQVRDRRLVVPVDKSEIEEAPRIGAELSEVEHVELHDHYGLTVPRQRLVRHERR comes from the coding sequence ATGGACCGAACAGATCTGCTGTACGACTGCGACCTGCTGGACCGGCACGGCGAGCGCGTGGGGCCGGTCGAAGAGCTGTGGCTGGACGGGGGACGCCCGCTGTGGGCGGGCGTCCGCACCGACAACGCCACCACCCTGGTACCCATCCGCGGGGCCCAGGTGCGCGACCGCCGGCTGGTGGTGCCGGTGGACAAGAGCGAGATCGAGGAAGCACCCCGGATCGGTGCCGAGCTGTCCGAGGTGGAGCACGTCGAGCTGCACGACCACTACGGCCTCACCGTGCCGCGACAGCGCCTCGTGCGCCACGAGCGCCGCTGA
- a CDS encoding DUF4097 family beta strand repeat-containing protein encodes MESESDVVRQQSFEVEGVVEIDVALISGRVRVHLVDEPGVHVEVRHEASLGESWTAGLNNLLSWVNDQFGANKGQDAGPAEAVRGARLDLVGQRLRVQSSDSLNLRAVPLGVVVRAPIGSHVTTKTGAADVTVTGAAGKLDIKTGTGDITADRADSSSQVNTASGKVRLGPMLGGLRAKTGRGDIEVSSVGGNTVLFTGTGDVWLGAVQSDVQVRTGSGDVTVADAAAGRIQLGTGSGDVRVGVRPGVTAKVDLVSTSGTARSDLEVSGTPPESEAALVVTGRTGSGDALVTTSTS; translated from the coding sequence GTGGAGTCGGAGTCGGATGTCGTGCGGCAGCAGAGCTTCGAGGTGGAGGGCGTGGTCGAGATCGACGTCGCCCTCATCTCCGGGCGGGTGCGGGTGCACCTGGTCGACGAGCCGGGCGTGCACGTCGAGGTCAGGCACGAGGCGTCGCTCGGCGAGAGCTGGACGGCCGGCCTGAACAACCTGCTGAGCTGGGTGAACGACCAGTTCGGGGCGAACAAGGGGCAGGACGCCGGACCGGCCGAGGCGGTCCGCGGGGCACGGCTGGACCTGGTCGGGCAGCGGCTCCGGGTGCAGTCGTCGGACTCGCTGAACCTGCGCGCGGTGCCGCTGGGCGTGGTCGTGCGCGCGCCGATCGGCTCGCACGTGACCACCAAGACCGGCGCGGCCGACGTCACGGTCACCGGCGCGGCGGGCAAGCTGGACATCAAGACCGGGACCGGTGACATCACCGCGGACCGCGCGGACTCGTCGTCGCAGGTCAACACGGCGTCCGGGAAGGTCCGGCTGGGCCCGATGCTCGGCGGGCTGCGGGCCAAGACCGGGCGCGGCGACATCGAGGTGTCGTCGGTCGGCGGGAACACGGTGCTGTTCACCGGCACGGGTGACGTCTGGCTGGGGGCGGTGCAGAGCGACGTCCAGGTCCGCACCGGGTCGGGCGACGTCACGGTCGCCGACGCCGCCGCCGGCCGGATCCAGCTGGGCACCGGGTCGGGTGACGTGCGGGTCGGCGTGCGGCCCGGGGTGACCGCGAAGGTCGACCTGGTGTCGACCTCCGGGACCGCGCGCAGCGACCTGGAGGTGTCCGGCACACCGCCGGAGTCCGAGGCGGCCTTGGTCGTGACAGGGCGGACGGGCAGCGGCGACGCGCTCGTCACCACCTCGACCAGCTGA
- a CDS encoding YqaA family protein: MLGWIGLTFGVAFGSAIIPLISIEVFVIGLVTQQPHISWWWIGLAVAVGQVLGKMFYFLAARGDWHLPAWFKRKERPAKPLTPFRAKWKARLEWVRERCHRHPHWMFGTHAVSSVVGLPPFMFTTVLAGLAGMSSWLFITTGMVGRFARFSVLAASPGIMAGWLPH, from the coding sequence CTGCTGGGGTGGATCGGCCTGACGTTCGGTGTGGCGTTCGGGTCCGCGATCATCCCCCTGATCAGCATCGAGGTCTTCGTCATCGGCCTCGTCACGCAGCAACCCCACATCTCCTGGTGGTGGATCGGGCTCGCGGTCGCGGTGGGCCAGGTGCTGGGCAAGATGTTCTACTTCCTGGCCGCGCGCGGCGACTGGCACCTGCCGGCGTGGTTCAAGCGCAAGGAGAGGCCGGCCAAGCCGCTGACGCCGTTCCGGGCGAAGTGGAAGGCCAGGCTGGAGTGGGTGCGGGAGCGCTGCCACCGGCACCCGCACTGGATGTTCGGCACGCACGCGGTGAGTTCCGTGGTCGGGCTGCCGCCGTTCATGTTCACCACGGTCCTGGCGGGGCTCGCGGGCATGTCGTCGTGGCTGTTCATCACGACCGGGATGGTGGGGCGGTTCGCCCGGTTCAGCGTCCTCGCCGCGTCACCGGGCATCATGGCGGGCTGGTTGCCGCACTAG
- a CDS encoding M16 family metallopeptidase, which yields MLEQSATGVTVRRSVLPSGLRVITEQIPGVRSASVGLWVQVGSRDERAEVAGAAHYLEHLLFKGTANRSAAAIAEEIDAVGGELNAFTAKEHTCYYAHVLDEDLPLALDLVCDVVFEALCEPRDFETERGVVLEEIAMRDDDPEDLLHDAFLDAMLGEHPLGRSVLGTERSIQDMDRSALYGFYKRRYTMPRMVLAVAGNVEHNHVMRLARKQIGERLGRTGTPVAPRVGRARIPGTRKLVLHSDDTEQAHLMLGVRAVDRHDERRFALNVLNAALGGGMSSRLFQEVRERRGLAYQVYSSVGLYADTGTWSVYAGCQPDRLGDVAGVVRDVLSVVAAEGLTDAEVARGKGQLRGGLVLGLEDTSSRMSRVGKGELNYGDYLSVEQTLARIDEVTAEDVAALARELLRRPVAASVVGPYAHADDLPPQVHEVIS from the coding sequence GTGCTGGAGCAGAGCGCGACCGGCGTGACCGTGCGCCGCAGCGTGCTGCCCTCCGGCCTGCGGGTGATCACCGAGCAGATCCCCGGCGTGCGTTCGGCGTCGGTGGGCCTGTGGGTGCAGGTCGGGTCGCGGGACGAGCGGGCCGAGGTGGCGGGCGCGGCGCACTACCTGGAACACCTGTTGTTCAAGGGCACCGCGAACCGGTCGGCGGCGGCGATCGCCGAGGAGATCGACGCGGTCGGCGGCGAGCTGAACGCGTTCACCGCCAAGGAGCACACCTGCTACTACGCGCACGTCCTCGACGAGGACCTGCCGCTGGCGCTGGACCTGGTGTGCGACGTGGTCTTCGAGGCGCTGTGCGAGCCGCGCGACTTCGAGACCGAGCGCGGCGTGGTGCTCGAAGAGATCGCCATGCGCGACGACGACCCGGAAGACCTGCTGCACGACGCGTTCCTGGACGCGATGCTCGGTGAGCACCCGCTGGGCCGCTCGGTGCTGGGCACCGAACGGTCCATCCAGGACATGGACCGTTCCGCGCTGTACGGCTTCTACAAGCGCCGCTACACGATGCCGCGGATGGTGCTCGCGGTGGCCGGGAACGTGGAGCACAACCACGTGATGCGGTTGGCGCGCAAGCAGATCGGCGAGCGGTTGGGGCGCACCGGCACGCCGGTCGCGCCGCGCGTGGGCCGGGCCCGAATCCCCGGCACGCGCAAGCTGGTGCTGCACTCCGACGACACCGAGCAGGCGCACCTGATGCTGGGCGTGCGGGCGGTGGACCGGCACGACGAGCGCCGGTTCGCGCTCAACGTGCTCAACGCGGCGTTGGGCGGTGGCATGAGTTCCCGGCTGTTCCAGGAGGTCCGCGAACGACGGGGCCTGGCGTACCAGGTGTACTCGTCGGTGGGCCTGTACGCGGACACCGGCACGTGGTCGGTGTACGCGGGCTGCCAGCCCGACCGGCTGGGCGACGTCGCGGGCGTGGTGCGCGACGTGCTGTCCGTCGTGGCGGCGGAGGGCCTGACCGACGCGGAGGTCGCGCGCGGCAAGGGCCAGTTGCGCGGCGGGCTGGTGCTGGGTCTGGAGGACACCAGTTCCCGGATGTCCCGGGTCGGCAAGGGCGAGCTGAACTACGGCGACTACCTGTCGGTGGAGCAGACGCTGGCGCGGATCGACGAGGTGACCGCCGAGGACGTCGCCGCGCTGGCCCGCGAGCTGCTGCGACGCCCCGTCGCCGCCTCCGTGGTCGGCCCTTACGCTCACGCCGATGATTTGCCGCCCCAGGTGCACGAGGTGATCTCTTGA
- a CDS encoding winged helix-turn-helix domain-containing protein, whose amino-acid sequence MSADVARRIALAAQGFADPRPASPPTRRHLQRVLSRVRLLQLDSVNVAVRAHYMPVFSRLGAYAPSLVDEAAWSHSARKPRLLVEYWAHEASLVPVEDWPLFHSGAKKLGWWHHHTATAEREPQLVEDILAVVKELGPLGAGAIEKALAGGAPRTKDHWGWNWSEVKQICEYLFGVGALTTGTRRGFERLYDLTERVLPPEVLARRVTAEEGARELVTRAATALGVATEPDLRDYYRLAPARSRQAVRELVEEGVLEPVAVRGWPAPAYRHVEARVPRTVAGRALLCPFDPLIWERARTERIFDFHYRIEIYVPQAKRVHGYYVFPFLLDGRLVGRVDLKADRAAGVLRVQSAHSEVATDHGRVAVELAAELRHMADWLELEKVQVTPRGDLAPALKAVVRQ is encoded by the coding sequence ATGAGCGCAGACGTCGCCCGCCGGATCGCGCTGGCCGCGCAGGGCTTCGCCGATCCCAGGCCCGCCTCGCCGCCGACCAGGCGGCACCTCCAGCGGGTGCTCTCGCGCGTCCGGCTGCTCCAGCTCGACTCGGTCAACGTCGCCGTGCGCGCGCACTACATGCCCGTGTTCAGCAGGCTGGGCGCGTACGCGCCGTCGCTCGTGGACGAGGCCGCGTGGTCGCACAGCGCCCGCAAGCCCCGGCTGCTGGTCGAGTACTGGGCGCACGAGGCCAGCCTGGTGCCGGTCGAGGACTGGCCGCTGTTCCACTCCGGTGCCAAGAAGCTCGGCTGGTGGCACCACCACACGGCCACGGCGGAGCGCGAGCCGCAGCTGGTGGAGGACATCCTGGCCGTGGTGAAGGAGCTGGGCCCGCTGGGCGCGGGCGCGATCGAGAAGGCGCTGGCCGGCGGCGCGCCCCGGACCAAGGACCACTGGGGCTGGAACTGGTCCGAGGTCAAGCAGATCTGCGAGTACCTGTTCGGCGTGGGAGCGCTGACCACCGGCACCCGCCGGGGCTTCGAGCGGCTGTACGACCTGACCGAGCGGGTCCTGCCGCCCGAGGTCCTGGCCCGCCGGGTCACCGCCGAGGAGGGCGCGCGCGAGCTGGTGACCCGAGCCGCGACGGCCCTGGGCGTGGCCACCGAGCCGGACCTGCGCGACTACTACCGGCTGGCCCCGGCGCGCAGTCGGCAGGCCGTCCGCGAGCTGGTGGAGGAGGGCGTGCTGGAACCGGTGGCGGTGCGGGGCTGGCCCGCCCCCGCCTACCGCCACGTCGAGGCGCGCGTGCCCCGCACCGTCGCCGGCCGTGCGCTGCTGTGCCCGTTCGACCCGCTGATCTGGGAACGGGCCCGCACCGAGCGCATCTTCGACTTCCACTACCGCATCGAGATCTACGTGCCGCAGGCCAAACGCGTCCACGGCTACTACGTCTTCCCGTTCCTGCTCGACGGCCGGCTGGTCGGCCGCGTCGACCTCAAGGCGGACCGCGCGGCCGGCGTCCTGCGGGTCCAGTCCGCCCACTCCGAGGTGGCCACCGACCACGGCCGGGTGGCGGTCGAGCTGGCGGCCGAACTGCGGCACATGGCCGACTGGCTGGAGCTGGAGAAGGTCCAGGTGACCCCGCGCGGCGACCTCGCGCCGGCGTTGAAGGCGGTGGTGCGCCAGTAA
- a CDS encoding toxin-antitoxin system HicB family antitoxin has translation MDLSPYIAQLREDLATAASAGDEDTRRTAAVLSAALEPAARLALMNALSDLAAEVTAALDGPVVDVRLDGRDVQVVVTGASTPREDHEPQPQEVPRATAGSEATRITLRLLDELKSKAEQAAASQGLSLNTFVAQAVQGAVGGRRGHHKGPWPESAPKPPKDGGSRVNGWVQG, from the coding sequence ATGGATCTGTCGCCGTACATCGCCCAGTTGCGCGAGGACCTCGCGACAGCCGCGTCCGCCGGGGACGAGGACACCCGGCGCACCGCGGCTGTGCTGTCCGCCGCGCTCGAACCCGCCGCCCGGCTGGCCCTCATGAACGCCCTGTCCGACCTGGCCGCGGAGGTGACCGCGGCGCTCGACGGCCCGGTGGTCGACGTCAGGTTGGACGGCCGGGACGTCCAGGTGGTCGTCACCGGCGCGTCGACCCCTCGGGAAGACCACGAACCGCAGCCGCAGGAAGTTCCCCGGGCCACCGCCGGGAGTGAGGCCACGCGCATCACCCTGCGGCTGCTGGACGAGCTCAAGTCGAAGGCCGAGCAGGCCGCAGCGTCCCAGGGCCTGTCGTTGAACACGTTCGTCGCCCAGGCCGTGCAGGGCGCGGTGGGCGGGCGTCGGGGCCACCACAAGGGGCCTTGGCCGGAGTCCGCCCCGAAGCCGCCCAAGGACGGCGGCTCCCGGGTGAACGGCTGGGTCCAGGGCTGA
- a CDS encoding 2'-5' RNA ligase family protein, producing the protein MRLFTGVFPPADVVADLADALRAARAAHPDLRWSAPDRWHITLRFHGDDAEPAGLLDALRGLPAPRVALTSSGTFPGVLWMGVRGPLRPLAEATGATGDWRPHLTVARARRRGDRLPHVDFDGREWTVTEVALVRSCPSTGYEVLDRVPLTTPNG; encoded by the coding sequence CTGAGGCTGTTCACCGGCGTCTTCCCGCCCGCGGACGTCGTCGCCGACCTCGCCGACGCCCTGCGCGCGGCCCGTGCCGCGCACCCCGACCTCAGGTGGAGCGCGCCCGACCGCTGGCACATCACGCTGCGCTTCCACGGTGACGACGCCGAGCCCGCCGGCCTGCTCGACGCGCTGCGCGGCCTGCCCGCGCCGAGGGTGGCACTCACCTCCTCCGGCACGTTCCCGGGCGTGCTGTGGATGGGTGTGCGCGGTCCGCTGCGCCCGCTCGCCGAGGCGACCGGGGCGACCGGCGACTGGCGTCCACATCTGACGGTCGCCCGTGCGCGTCGGCGCGGGGATCGCCTGCCGCACGTGGACTTCGACGGTCGCGAGTGGACCGTGACGGAGGTCGCACTGGTGCGCAGCTGCCCGTCCACGGGCTACGAGGTGCTGGACCGGGTGCCCTTGACCACGCCAAACGGGTAG
- a CDS encoding EamA family transporter yields MRWAALGVVYVVWGSTYVGIKFAIETMPPLLSAGTRFLAAGLVLALIVGRRLRMTWPQFRTAALLGLLLPAWGNGLVVVAEQSVASGLAALLVASVPIYVVLLRRLGGERPPRVTYVGVAVGLVGLAVLLLHDVGGSSWWGPWAVLLAAFGWALGSYLNGRLPTADPFAMSAVEMIVGGALLSLVGVVAGESVTLSEVSTTSWLAWGYLVVFGSLLAFSSYVYVLGQLPVSTVATYAYVNPVIAVLLGVWLADEQFGPWQLAGGLLVVVAVVLVVRAERKCRTEVGVSEPCRR; encoded by the coding sequence ATGCGTTGGGCTGCGTTGGGCGTCGTGTACGTGGTGTGGGGCTCGACGTACGTGGGCATCAAGTTCGCGATCGAGACCATGCCGCCGTTGCTGTCCGCCGGGACGCGGTTCCTGGCCGCCGGGCTGGTCCTCGCGCTGATCGTGGGGCGGCGGCTGCGCATGACGTGGCCGCAGTTCCGCACGGCCGCGCTGCTGGGGCTGTTGCTGCCCGCCTGGGGCAACGGGCTGGTGGTCGTGGCGGAGCAATCGGTGGCTTCGGGGCTGGCCGCGCTCCTGGTGGCGTCGGTGCCGATCTACGTGGTCCTCCTCCGGCGGCTCGGTGGCGAACGGCCGCCGCGCGTCACGTACGTGGGGGTGGCCGTCGGGTTGGTCGGGTTGGCGGTGCTGCTGCTGCACGACGTGGGCGGCTCGTCGTGGTGGGGGCCGTGGGCGGTGCTGCTGGCCGCGTTCGGCTGGGCGCTCGGGTCGTACCTGAACGGCAGGCTGCCTACTGCGGACCCGTTCGCGATGTCCGCGGTGGAGATGATCGTCGGCGGCGCGCTGCTGTCGTTGGTCGGCGTTGTCGCGGGGGAGAGCGTCACGCTGTCCGAGGTGTCCACGACGTCGTGGCTCGCGTGGGGCTACCTCGTGGTGTTCGGGTCGTTGTTGGCGTTCAGCTCGTACGTGTACGTGCTGGGCCAGTTGCCCGTGTCCACGGTCGCGACCTACGCCTACGTGAACCCCGTGATCGCCGTGCTGCTCGGTGTGTGGCTGGCGGACGAGCAGTTCGGCCCGTGGCAGTTGGCCGGCGGCCTGCTGGTGGTCGTCGCGGTGGTGCTCGTAGTCCGGGCCGAGCGGAAATGTCGTACCGAGGTGGGAGTATCCGAGCCGTGCAGACGATGA
- a CDS encoding GNAT family N-acetyltransferase, whose translation MADAAVRTAKPEDVPEIARIHRDTWRTAYRELLPDEVLDGLSDTTEAWAEAVAHARVFVATEGQWLVGFCVAGTAPDTEVARADGALPDDAATTALVSVLVEPRWGRRGHGARLLATAGQALLEGGCTRGIAWIPEADKSSGGFYAKAGWEADGTVRTLDAGGRPVREIRVSGGLTPPLTA comes from the coding sequence ATGGCCGACGCCGCGGTGCGGACCGCGAAGCCCGAAGACGTGCCGGAGATCGCCCGGATCCACCGCGACACGTGGCGCACCGCGTACCGGGAGCTGCTCCCGGACGAAGTCCTGGACGGCCTGTCCGACACCACCGAGGCGTGGGCCGAGGCGGTGGCGCACGCGCGGGTGTTCGTGGCGACCGAGGGCCAGTGGCTGGTGGGCTTCTGCGTGGCCGGGACCGCGCCGGACACCGAGGTGGCCCGCGCGGACGGCGCGCTGCCCGACGACGCGGCCACCACCGCGCTGGTCAGCGTCCTGGTGGAGCCCCGGTGGGGTCGGCGCGGCCACGGCGCGCGGCTGCTGGCCACGGCCGGTCAGGCGTTGCTGGAGGGCGGGTGCACGCGCGGGATCGCGTGGATCCCGGAGGCGGACAAGTCCTCCGGCGGCTTCTACGCGAAAGCCGGCTGGGAGGCCGACGGCACCGTGCGCACCCTGGACGCGGGTGGTCGGCCGGTGCGCGAGATCAGGGTTTCCGGGGGGCTGACCCCACCGCTCACGGCCTGA